From one Leifsonia soli genomic stretch:
- a CDS encoding NAD-dependent succinate-semialdehyde dehydrogenase: MSYAVTNPATGETVKTFDTISDADLEAAIAAADTTFRTWSRSTTVQERAALIRRVGELHVERRQQLADIIVLEMGKPVEQALGEVDFAGAIYEYYADHADEFLKDEPIQLLDGDGSAVVRRSPLGVLLGIMPWNFPYYQVARFAGPNLVIGNTILLKHAEQCPESAAAIQQIFLDAGFPEGAYVNIYASHAQIETVIADPRVQGVSLTGSERAGAKVAEIAGRNLKKVVLELGGSDPFILLSTDDLDAAVQNAVDARLDNSGQSCNAAKRFVVIDELYEPFLEKFTAKLSEVEASDPTSEDSALGPLSSLKAAENLDEQVKRAVDNGAKLVRGGGRNGAFFETTVLTDVTPDNPASKEEFFGPVAQVYRAKDEDDAVRIANDTPFGLGSYLYTTDKEQASRVADRIEAGMVFVNVVLADGAELPFGGVKRSGSGRELGRFGADEFVNKKLIRAQWS, translated from the coding sequence ATGAGCTACGCCGTGACCAATCCCGCCACCGGGGAGACGGTCAAGACCTTCGACACCATCAGCGACGCCGACCTGGAGGCGGCGATCGCCGCCGCCGACACCACGTTCCGCACCTGGTCGCGGTCGACGACCGTGCAGGAGCGGGCCGCGCTGATCCGCCGCGTCGGCGAACTCCACGTCGAGCGCCGGCAGCAGCTCGCCGACATCATCGTGCTCGAGATGGGGAAGCCGGTCGAGCAGGCGCTGGGCGAGGTCGACTTCGCCGGCGCCATCTACGAGTACTACGCGGACCACGCGGACGAGTTCCTGAAGGACGAGCCGATCCAGCTGCTCGACGGAGACGGGTCTGCCGTGGTCCGCCGCTCGCCGCTCGGGGTGCTCCTCGGGATCATGCCGTGGAACTTCCCGTACTACCAGGTGGCCCGCTTCGCGGGACCGAACCTCGTCATCGGCAACACCATCCTGCTGAAGCACGCGGAGCAGTGCCCGGAGTCGGCCGCCGCCATCCAGCAGATCTTCCTCGACGCCGGGTTCCCCGAGGGTGCGTACGTCAACATCTACGCGAGCCACGCGCAGATCGAGACGGTCATCGCAGACCCGCGCGTGCAGGGCGTCTCGCTCACCGGATCCGAGCGGGCCGGCGCGAAGGTCGCCGAGATCGCCGGACGCAATCTCAAGAAGGTCGTGCTGGAGCTGGGCGGGTCCGACCCGTTCATCCTGCTCTCGACCGACGACCTGGATGCCGCCGTGCAGAACGCGGTGGACGCGCGCCTCGACAACAGCGGCCAGTCGTGCAACGCGGCGAAGCGGTTCGTCGTCATCGACGAGCTCTACGAGCCGTTCCTGGAGAAGTTCACCGCGAAGCTCTCCGAGGTCGAGGCGAGCGACCCGACCAGCGAGGACTCGGCCCTCGGCCCGCTGTCGTCGCTGAAGGCGGCGGAGAACCTCGACGAGCAGGTGAAGCGCGCCGTCGACAACGGCGCCAAGCTCGTGCGCGGCGGAGGCCGCAACGGCGCCTTCTTCGAGACGACGGTGCTCACCGACGTGACGCCGGACAATCCGGCCTCCAAGGAGGAGTTCTTCGGCCCGGTCGCGCAGGTCTACCGCGCGAAGGACGAGGACGACGCCGTGCGCATCGCCAACGACACCCCGTTCGGCCTCGGCTCCTACCTTTACACGACCGACAAGGAGCAGGCGTCGCGCGTCGCCGACCGCATCGAGGCCGGGATGGTGTTCGTCAACGTGGTCCTGGCCGACGGGGCCGAGCTGCCCTTCGGCGGTGTGAAGCGCTCGGGGTCCGGCCGCGAGTTGGGCCGGTTCGGCGCCGACGAGTTCGTCAACAAGAAGCTGATCCGCGCCCAGTGGAGCTGA
- a CDS encoding fatty acid desaturase has product MTATLLGPIRTTKPRSGRPSVTSTYSELLTEVRGEGLLERRRGFYITTFAVLILALAGAFAGIVLLGDSWFVLLIAGALGIIFTQLAFVAHEASHRQVFESGPANDRAGRFLATWMVGMSYHWWMTKHTRHHANPNTIGKDPDIARDTISFTEADAARATGILRAVTRRQGYLFFPLLLLEGVNLHFTSLRTLFGKAPVPGRGRELSAIFIRFGIYLSAVFVLMPVGVAFAFLGVQLAVFGLYMGASFAPNHKGMPQLPEGSRVSFLDKQVRTSRNIRGGWWMNILMGGLNHQVEHHLFPSMPRPHLARARELTIAHCAANEVPYTETSLVRSYTIVIQYLNRVGLSARDPFDCPAAGAYRRA; this is encoded by the coding sequence GTGACCGCAACCCTTCTCGGTCCGATCCGGACCACCAAGCCCCGTTCCGGCCGGCCGTCAGTGACCAGCACATACAGCGAACTCCTCACGGAGGTTCGCGGCGAGGGTCTCCTCGAGCGTCGCCGGGGCTTCTACATCACCACCTTCGCGGTCCTCATCCTCGCTCTCGCCGGAGCGTTCGCCGGGATCGTCCTCCTGGGCGACTCGTGGTTCGTCCTGCTGATCGCCGGAGCACTCGGCATCATCTTCACCCAGCTCGCCTTCGTCGCGCATGAGGCCTCGCACCGTCAGGTGTTCGAATCCGGCCCGGCCAACGACCGCGCCGGGCGGTTCCTCGCCACCTGGATGGTCGGCATGAGCTACCACTGGTGGATGACGAAGCACACGCGTCACCACGCCAACCCCAACACCATCGGGAAAGACCCCGACATCGCCCGCGACACCATCTCGTTCACCGAGGCGGACGCCGCCAGGGCCACCGGCATCCTGCGCGCGGTGACGCGCCGTCAGGGCTACCTCTTCTTCCCGCTGCTGCTGCTCGAGGGTGTCAACCTTCACTTCACGTCCCTGCGGACCCTCTTCGGCAAGGCGCCCGTCCCGGGCCGTGGCCGCGAGCTCTCCGCCATCTTCATCCGCTTCGGCATCTACCTGAGCGCCGTCTTCGTGCTGATGCCGGTCGGGGTCGCCTTCGCGTTCCTCGGCGTGCAGCTCGCCGTCTTCGGCCTCTACATGGGCGCCTCGTTCGCCCCCAACCACAAGGGCATGCCGCAGCTGCCCGAGGGCTCGCGCGTCAGCTTCCTCGACAAGCAGGTGCGCACCTCCCGCAACATCCGCGGCGGCTGGTGGATGAACATCCTCATGGGCGGGCTCAACCACCAGGTCGAGCACCACCTCTTCCCGAGCATGCCCCGCCCGCACCTGGCGCGAGCTCGCGAGCTCACCATCGCCCACTGCGCGGCGAACGAGGTGCCGTACACCGAGACGTCGCTCGTCCGGTCGTACACGATCGTCATCCAGTACCTGAACCGCGTCGGCCTCTCGGCCCGCGACCCGTTCGACTGCCCTGCCGCAGGCGCGTACCGCCGGGCCTGA
- a CDS encoding ATP-dependent DNA ligase gives MGYMMYDSSTMITFEDRVLAHLEVVIVSKLRRKESFALSWRETPENGDGRSTVWIDPSIPLRFRFSGSRPPALDRDWVERLAAAAASSSGLIAVDEDGQPVVGSTHERGL, from the coding sequence ATGGGATACATGATGTACGACAGCAGCACGATGATCACGTTCGAGGATCGCGTGCTCGCACATCTCGAAGTGGTGATCGTGTCGAAGCTGCGCCGCAAGGAGTCGTTCGCGCTGAGCTGGCGTGAGACCCCCGAGAACGGCGACGGCCGCTCGACCGTGTGGATCGACCCGTCCATCCCCCTGCGCTTCCGGTTCAGCGGTTCGCGGCCGCCCGCCCTCGACCGCGACTGGGTCGAGCGCCTCGCGGCGGCCGCCGCGAGCTCCTCCGGCCTGATCGCGGTGGACGAGGACGGCCAGCCGGTCGTCGGGTCCACGCACGAGCGAGGGCTGTAG
- a CDS encoding cold-shock protein gives MATGTVKWFSTEKGYGFIAPDDGTADVFAHFSEIASQGEFRNLAENQKVEYEVTRGPKGLQASNIRPV, from the coding sequence ATGGCCACAGGTACCGTCAAATGGTTCAGCACGGAGAAGGGCTACGGGTTCATCGCCCCGGATGACGGCACGGCCGACGTCTTCGCCCACTTCAGCGAGATCGCGTCGCAGGGCGAGTTCCGCAACCTGGCCGAGAATCAGAAGGTCGAGTACGAGGTGACCCGCGGCCCCAAGGGCCTCCAGGCATCCAACATCCGACCGGTCTGA